One Vallitalea pronyensis genomic region harbors:
- the lipA gene encoding lipoyl synthase, which translates to MKRKPEWIRAKLYSAHEGMEVEKLLKKLNLNTVCTEAKCPNIGECYNRKTATFMILGQVCTRNCRFCNVTKGETQPVDTSEPENIAKAVQKLGLRHVVITSVTRDDLWDNGSSHFANVITHIKAYNKDTIVEVLIPDFKGNVDDLKRVIAAKPDIINHNIETVPRLYAAVRPMAAYKRSLQLIDHIKTYANGILSKSGMMVGLSEKEEEVLQVMDDLRSVNCDMMTIGQYLAPSLKHYPVHEYIEPVVFEKYKNIGLEKGFKYVASGPLVRSSYFADQAFDHIIR; encoded by the coding sequence ATGAAAAGAAAGCCCGAATGGATTAGAGCAAAATTATATTCAGCACATGAAGGTATGGAAGTGGAAAAACTTCTTAAAAAGTTAAATCTTAATACCGTATGTACCGAGGCAAAATGTCCCAACATTGGTGAGTGTTATAATAGAAAAACGGCTACGTTTATGATACTTGGACAAGTGTGTACCCGTAATTGCCGATTTTGCAATGTCACCAAAGGTGAGACACAACCTGTAGATACTTCTGAACCTGAAAACATAGCAAAAGCAGTTCAAAAACTGGGGTTAAGACACGTTGTGATTACATCTGTTACACGAGATGATTTATGGGATAATGGATCGTCTCATTTTGCAAATGTGATTACACACATTAAAGCATATAACAAAGATACCATTGTGGAAGTACTGATACCGGATTTTAAAGGGAATGTGGATGATTTGAAAAGGGTTATAGCTGCTAAGCCGGATATTATTAATCATAACATAGAAACGGTTCCACGGTTGTATGCTGCTGTTCGGCCCATGGCAGCATATAAACGATCTCTTCAACTTATTGACCATATTAAGACATATGCCAATGGTATTTTAAGTAAGTCAGGGATGATGGTTGGCCTTTCTGAAAAGGAAGAAGAAGTGTTGCAAGTCATGGATGATTTACGCTCAGTTAATTGTGATATGATGACCATTGGACAGTATTTAGCACCATCACTCAAACATTACCCAGTCCATGAGTATATTGAACCAGTAGTATTTGAAAAATATAAAAACATAGGTCTTGAAAAGGGCTTCAAATATGTAGCTTCAGGCCCCTTGGTAAGAAGTTCATACTTTGCTGATCAAGCATTTGATCACATAATACGATAA
- a CDS encoding PfkB family carbohydrate kinase — MVIRVLGLGDNVVDKYIDSKIMYPGGNALNFAVYANMIGIKASYLGIFGDDEAGSHVYQTTKALGITVDHCRYDKGENGYAKVTLEDGDRVFVGSNKGGVSAKHPMVLSDVDLAYISEFDIVHTSCFSYIEKELGKLRKFGKFISMDFSNRYTREYLQACCQHIDCASISCSDMKDHDIIQLMKDMMAYGCKEMVIATRGSRGALVCVGDTFYEQSPCLIEATDTMGAGDSFITAFLTGYISDMKHGVNFRKESGDKGITNIEDYRDLVIKANLYRAAIFSSKVCTCNGAFGFGKRYKE, encoded by the coding sequence ATGGTGATACGAGTTCTTGGATTAGGCGATAATGTTGTGGACAAATACATTGATTCAAAAATCATGTACCCTGGGGGTAATGCTTTGAATTTTGCAGTTTATGCAAATATGATTGGCATTAAAGCTTCTTATCTAGGCATATTTGGTGATGATGAAGCAGGCAGTCATGTGTATCAAACAACAAAAGCATTGGGTATAACAGTAGACCACTGTCGTTATGATAAAGGTGAAAATGGTTATGCAAAGGTGACATTAGAAGATGGTGATCGTGTATTTGTTGGATCAAATAAAGGCGGCGTATCCGCTAAGCATCCAATGGTATTAAGTGATGTGGATCTTGCTTATATCAGTGAATTTGATATTGTGCATACCAGTTGTTTTAGCTATATAGAAAAAGAACTTGGTAAGCTAAGAAAATTTGGTAAGTTTATATCCATGGATTTCTCCAATCGTTATACAAGAGAATACTTACAAGCATGCTGTCAACACATTGACTGTGCCAGTATTTCATGTAGTGACATGAAAGATCATGATATTATTCAATTGATGAAAGACATGATGGCCTATGGTTGTAAGGAAATGGTTATTGCTACAAGAGGTTCAAGAGGCGCTTTGGTATGTGTTGGTGATACATTCTATGAACAATCACCATGTTTGATTGAAGCAACAGATACGATGGGGGCAGGCGATTCATTCATAACAGCTTTTTTGACAGGTTACATAAGTGATATGAAACACGGGGTTAACTTTCGTAAGGAATCAGGTGACAAAGGTATTACAAACATAGAAGATTACCGAGATCTTGTCATTAAAGCGAATCTATATCGAGCAGCAATATTTTCATCCAAAGTATGTACATGTAATGGGGCATTCGGTTTTGGTAAACGTTATAAAGAATGA
- a CDS encoding GntR family transcriptional regulator, which produces MNKAPLDKNSSVPLYRQLIETIKEDITANVLKPGDQILTEIELSDKYEVSRITVRKAISELVEEGYLVKQQGVGTFVAEVKLVRNMNKFMGFSMSCEILGKKPSATLLFAGLVDATDRDRRELRLDNSVTKVLSIKRIRYCDGEAVMVEDSHFTTDYSFLLTNNLEGSLYKLLNEHHIVPSESCTELDVCFATDEEAELLHIEGATPLLLTRSVCYDKTGNIIHNTRQVVNPKKFKMIIYK; this is translated from the coding sequence ATGAATAAAGCACCACTTGATAAAAACTCCAGTGTGCCTTTATACCGACAGTTGATTGAAACCATTAAAGAAGATATTACGGCGAATGTTTTAAAACCTGGGGATCAGATTCTTACAGAGATAGAACTGAGTGATAAGTACGAAGTGAGTAGAATTACTGTAAGAAAAGCTATTAGTGAGTTGGTAGAAGAAGGGTATCTTGTTAAACAACAAGGCGTTGGTACTTTTGTAGCTGAAGTTAAGCTGGTAAGAAATATGAACAAGTTTATGGGCTTTAGTATGTCATGTGAAATATTAGGAAAAAAACCTTCTGCTACTTTATTATTTGCTGGATTAGTTGATGCTACTGATAGAGATAGAAGAGAATTAAGGCTGGATAATAGTGTCACAAAAGTATTATCCATTAAGCGTATAAGGTACTGTGATGGCGAAGCTGTGATGGTTGAAGATTCACATTTTACAACGGATTATTCCTTTCTCTTAACAAATAATCTAGAAGGCTCACTCTATAAATTACTGAATGAACATCATATTGTTCCTTCAGAAAGTTGTACAGAACTGGATGTTTGCTTTGCAACAGATGAAGAAGCTGAGTTATTGCATATAGAAGGTGCTACACCTTTATTATTAACAAGAAGCGTTTGTTACGATAAAACAGGGAATATCATACATAATACCCGACAAGTAGTGAATCCAAAAAAATTCAAAATGATTATTTATAAATAA
- a CDS encoding carbohydrate ABC transporter permease: MLKRKKIVPYYYILPGLLMILFFVYVPVISNFVYSFFRLSSYSSGKVFVGFDNYIKLFTSDTFFIMIKNNTLYAVISLIVQVGFGTIIALFIESKLTGRLRNVYRNIYFIPALISLTAVGLLFNFVYSPEVGLLNSALRAMGLQNLTQAWLGNSKTAIFSIIAMSQWQFTGYITLLMVVAIQNVPKDYIEAAAIDGAGPIRKAFSIMIPLVKEQLLVCSIITIIGAFKLFTEVYATTSGGPGNSSQVLGVYLYQNAFLHDKMGLAAATGVLIFVITVTISIIQIVVTKSGKV, encoded by the coding sequence ATGCTGAAAAGGAAAAAGATAGTTCCCTATTATTATATTTTGCCAGGATTATTGATGATTTTATTTTTTGTATATGTGCCTGTCATATCCAATTTTGTGTATAGTTTTTTCCGCTTATCTTCCTATTCTTCCGGAAAGGTATTTGTAGGATTCGATAATTATATAAAGCTGTTTACAAGCGATACGTTTTTTATCATGATTAAAAATAACACGTTGTATGCGGTTATTTCATTAATTGTACAAGTTGGATTTGGTACCATCATTGCTTTATTCATAGAAAGTAAACTTACAGGTAGATTGAGGAATGTCTACAGAAACATATACTTCATACCTGCTCTTATATCGTTAACAGCTGTCGGTTTGCTATTTAATTTTGTGTATTCTCCTGAAGTTGGACTTCTTAATTCTGCACTGAGGGCCATGGGACTTCAGAACCTTACACAAGCTTGGTTAGGTAATTCTAAAACAGCTATTTTTAGCATTATTGCCATGAGTCAATGGCAGTTTACAGGTTACATAACCTTACTCATGGTTGTCGCCATACAGAATGTACCAAAAGACTATATTGAAGCAGCAGCTATTGATGGTGCAGGGCCTATAAGAAAAGCTTTTAGCATTATGATTCCACTTGTTAAAGAACAATTATTAGTCTGTTCTATCATCACCATTATCGGTGCATTTAAGTTGTTTACAGAAGTCTATGCGACCACCAGTGGAGGGCCAGGCAACAGTTCACAAGTTTTAGGCGTATATTTATATCAAAACGCATTTTTACATGACAAAATGGGCCTCGCAGCCGCAACAGGAGTTTTGATCTTTGTAATAACCGTTACGATTTCAATCATACAAATCGTGGTCACAAAATCTGGCAAAGTATAG
- a CDS encoding histidinol-phosphatase HisJ family protein has translation MKEIYLDYHIHSSMSPDTDVSMEEMCQSAIHKGFKEIAFTDHFEFYTTDKEGRTFNEAYLDTYFETLGQCREKFKNQLIIRRGIELGQQHVQLQRSNTLLSLYAFDYVLASVHKINDVDLSQVVYHDDNIDHYCKRYLEQLYTLVDKGDFDVLAHLDLIKRYAARQHVQVDLIHYKLELAQIFERLIQRGKGLEINTSTLRRGLDEPFPSMAILKMYKGMGGEIITVGSDAHDPEDIGGDFHMILDMLAAVGLKRLYHYDNRKGMRVQL, from the coding sequence ATGAAAGAAATATATCTCGATTACCATATACACAGCAGTATGTCACCTGATACAGATGTATCCATGGAAGAAATGTGTCAGTCAGCTATCCATAAGGGATTCAAAGAAATTGCATTCACAGATCACTTTGAATTTTATACAACAGATAAAGAGGGGAGGACCTTTAATGAAGCTTATTTAGATACCTATTTTGAGACGTTAGGTCAATGCAGAGAGAAGTTTAAGAACCAGCTCATCATTAGAAGAGGCATTGAATTGGGACAACAACATGTACAATTACAACGATCCAATACGTTATTAAGCTTATATGCATTTGATTATGTACTTGCTTCAGTTCATAAAATTAATGATGTGGACCTTAGTCAGGTTGTGTATCATGATGACAACATAGACCACTATTGCAAAAGGTATCTAGAACAACTCTATACCCTTGTTGATAAAGGTGATTTTGATGTTCTGGCTCACTTGGATTTAATTAAGAGGTATGCAGCAAGACAGCATGTACAAGTGGATCTTATACACTATAAATTGGAATTAGCCCAGATATTTGAACGATTAATTCAAAGAGGTAAAGGATTAGAAATTAATACATCTACCTTACGAAGAGGATTGGATGAGCCTTTTCCTTCCATGGCTATACTTAAAATGTATAAAGGGATGGGTGGTGAGATCATAACAGTTGGTTCAGATGCACATGACCCTGAAGATATTGGTGGAGATTTCCACATGATTCTAGACATGCTTGCTGCTGTAGGCTTGAAGCGTCTATACCATTATGATAATAGAAAAGGTATGCGTGTCCAGTTGTAA
- a CDS encoding ABC transporter substrate-binding protein: protein MMKKMGKRLIAVWMLGVMLVSFTACSKTNDPEDEQDGKEVHVEQDKGKAEKKVIKLFHRFPDEPFNSFIEETVAQYEADNPDIDIVVTSAQNKPYKEKIKVVVGSNDCPDVFFSWSGEFSERFLREGLIMDLSEAYNKDTEWQNSLLASQVNEYRSGDVLYGIPFRLDAKMMFYNIDMFNDYNLEIPKTWDQFIEVCQTLKDKGITPIAYGNQNQWPSSHYIGSINQMVVNNETRLKDLDPTTGEFTDPNYVKALEYYQQLIPYFNDSVNGLPHDMARNNFAHSKAAMLFAELVEIPYLADENADLNYGMFGFPLIPGEGDPTLLTGSPEGFVISSKTKYPEESIAFLKYFTGPEVGKKEVQQVGWFNAGIGIVEGLVDQKLLEAYEVIKNADKMAGWFDASLYSTVANEYLTAISDLTNGDVTPEEAMKKIQKVAKEAQKTSQE from the coding sequence ATGATGAAAAAAATGGGAAAAAGGTTGATTGCGGTATGGATGTTAGGCGTTATGCTGGTATCATTTACAGCATGTAGTAAGACAAATGATCCTGAAGATGAACAGGATGGTAAAGAAGTCCATGTTGAACAAGACAAGGGAAAAGCGGAGAAGAAAGTTATTAAATTGTTTCACAGATTTCCAGATGAGCCTTTTAATTCGTTTATTGAAGAAACGGTCGCACAATATGAAGCAGATAATCCTGATATTGATATTGTTGTGACCAGTGCACAAAATAAACCTTATAAAGAAAAAATAAAAGTGGTTGTTGGCAGTAATGATTGTCCAGATGTATTTTTTAGCTGGTCAGGTGAATTCTCCGAGCGATTTCTTCGAGAAGGATTAATCATGGATCTTTCTGAAGCTTATAATAAGGATACAGAATGGCAGAACTCACTGCTTGCATCACAGGTGAATGAATACCGTAGTGGAGACGTTTTGTATGGTATACCTTTTAGACTAGATGCTAAGATGATGTTCTATAATATTGATATGTTTAACGACTATAATCTTGAAATTCCAAAAACTTGGGATCAGTTTATTGAAGTGTGCCAAACCCTTAAGGATAAAGGTATTACACCTATAGCTTATGGTAATCAAAATCAATGGCCTTCTTCTCACTACATAGGAAGTATTAATCAGATGGTGGTTAATAATGAAACACGATTAAAAGATTTAGACCCAACAACAGGGGAGTTTACCGACCCTAACTATGTGAAAGCATTAGAATATTATCAACAGCTTATACCTTATTTTAATGACTCCGTAAATGGATTACCACATGATATGGCGAGAAATAACTTTGCACATAGCAAAGCAGCTATGCTTTTTGCTGAATTGGTTGAGATTCCTTATTTAGCTGATGAAAATGCAGACTTGAATTATGGTATGTTTGGTTTTCCACTTATTCCAGGTGAGGGCGACCCTACCCTTTTGACAGGTTCACCAGAAGGGTTTGTCATTTCTTCTAAAACAAAATACCCTGAAGAAAGTATTGCATTCTTAAAATATTTTACAGGACCAGAAGTGGGTAAAAAAGAAGTGCAACAAGTAGGTTGGTTCAATGCTGGCATTGGTATTGTTGAAGGGCTGGTTGACCAAAAACTCTTAGAAGCTTATGAAGTCATTAAAAATGCCGATAAAATGGCTGGCTGGTTTGACGCTTCATTATATTCTACTGTTGCAAATGAATATTTAACAGCAATTTCTGACTTAACCAATGGTGACGTCACACCAGAAGAGGCCATGAAAAAGATACAAAAAGTAGCAAAAGAAGCACAGAAAACGTCTCAAGAATAG
- a CDS encoding SIS domain-containing protein, translating to MFNFNEKVVLETEQSGLDIIKKVEQLVDHICQEGYGNLFFVGIGGTFAYAKQAESIVKCQSTLNLHVENAADLIALGNYHLTDKTIVIIESKSGDTPEIVKAVDYVHTLGAKVIGYIGNSESILCKKVDHVIHGNSGPYYFWLSVALRFMYHHGEFGDYHDLMQEIQHLPSTLLNVQKHADLGCEDYAEKYKDAPIQYFIGSGNLEGWAYCYAMCILEEMQWMRTKFVSGADFFHGTLEVIDRDTCVILFKGEDNARSIMDRVHNFVEKVSANVTVFDTKDYAMDKINEKYRGLLSPFVMRAICQRISVHLEHKRRHPLDIRRYYRCLDY from the coding sequence GTGTTTAACTTTAATGAAAAAGTGGTTTTAGAGACAGAGCAAAGTGGTTTAGATATTATTAAAAAAGTGGAACAGTTGGTTGATCATATCTGCCAAGAGGGTTATGGTAATCTATTTTTTGTAGGTATTGGCGGCACTTTTGCCTATGCAAAACAAGCGGAAAGCATTGTGAAATGTCAGTCTACACTGAATCTTCATGTTGAAAATGCTGCTGATTTAATAGCTTTAGGAAATTATCACCTTACTGATAAAACCATTGTTATTATTGAATCTAAATCAGGGGATACTCCTGAAATAGTAAAGGCTGTCGATTATGTACATACACTTGGAGCAAAAGTTATAGGGTATATTGGCAACTCAGAATCCATCTTATGTAAAAAAGTAGATCATGTCATTCATGGCAATAGCGGACCCTATTATTTTTGGCTTAGCGTGGCACTCAGGTTTATGTATCACCATGGTGAATTTGGCGATTATCATGACTTGATGCAGGAAATACAACATCTGCCTTCCACCCTTTTAAACGTTCAAAAACATGCTGACCTGGGATGTGAAGATTATGCAGAAAAGTACAAAGATGCGCCTATACAATACTTCATAGGTTCTGGAAATCTAGAAGGATGGGCTTATTGCTATGCCATGTGCATTTTAGAAGAAATGCAGTGGATGCGTACGAAATTCGTATCCGGTGCTGATTTCTTTCATGGCACATTAGAAGTAATTGATCGGGATACATGTGTTATATTATTTAAAGGTGAAGATAATGCGCGTTCTATCATGGACCGTGTGCATAACTTTGTGGAAAAAGTCAGTGCAAATGTAACGGTTTTTGATACGAAAGATTACGCCATGGATAAAATTAATGAAAAATATAGAGGATTACTATCCCCATTTGTTATGCGAGCTATTTGCCAAAGAATATCTGTTCATCTTGAACATAAACGAAGACATCCACTTGACATTAGACGATATTATCGTTGTTTAGATTATTAA